A genomic region of Miscanthus floridulus cultivar M001 chromosome 3, ASM1932011v1, whole genome shotgun sequence contains the following coding sequences:
- the LOC136543780 gene encoding uncharacterized protein has protein sequence MADESLAVALGYGRVWVVSNPPALPLGSEKEVQEFTVATTIFVGCVLSVLSDQLCDVYMNIKSAAELWEALEHKFSALDVGRELYVMEQYHDFRMVDNRSIVEQDHEFQLIVRELEQLRHILPDKFVAGGIIAKLASTWRNFATTLKHKRQKISIEDLLAGLDIEEKARAKDAPPRAPEGQSIANMMQQARKNKQKANQTTHIKKKKMNMDEVVCFFCGETRHFAKKCKNRKGKKNQ, from the coding sequence ATGGCAGACGAGAGCCTAGCTGTGGCTCTTGGCTATGGGCGTGTTTGGGTGGTGAGTAATCCTCCCGCACTTCCTCTTGGATCTGAGAAAGAGGTGCAGGAGTTTACCGTGGCTACAACGATTTTCGTCGGATGCGTCCTTAGCGTGCTCTCTGATCAACTATGTGATGTTTACATGAACATCAAAAGTGCTGCTGAACTATGGGAGGCGCTTGAGCACAAGTTCTCTGCCTTAGACGTTGGGCGCGAGCTGTATGTGATGGAGCAGTACCATGACTTCAGAATGGTTGATAACCGTTCTATTGTGGAACAGGATCATGAGTTCCAACTTATTGTGAGGGAACTTGAACAGCTCAGACACATCTTGCCTGATAAGTTTGTGGCGGGTGGCATTATTGCCAAGTTGGCTTCGACATGGAGGAACTTTGCAACAACTCTGAAACATAAAAGACAGAAAATCTCCATTGAAGATTTGTTGGCTGGTCTTGATATTGAAGAGAAGGCTCGGGCAAAGGATGCTCCACCAAGAGCACCTGAAGGGCAGTCCATCGCCAACATGATGCAGCAGGCTAGAAAGAACAAGCAAAAGGCTAATCAGACTACTCatatcaagaaaaagaagatgaacatGGACGAGGTTGTGTGCTTCTTTTGCGGTGAGACTCGGCACTTTGCCAAGAAGTGCAAGAACCGCAAGGGAAAGAAGAATCAGTAG